In Leucoraja erinacea ecotype New England unplaced genomic scaffold, Leri_hhj_1 Leri_80S, whole genome shotgun sequence, a single window of DNA contains:
- the LOC129694821 gene encoding tuberoinfundibular peptide of 39 residues-like isoform X1 — MLEETGAPGENPRGSRPDLDVVHLAGKPHVMEAWCCPRALLMALILSCVLPPGTGPAPTSARHIRRCVSVERGLMERVAPSVMPGPSCPSLGAGVSSGQAVRRSTVVADDVAFRERNKFLAAVQRQQWLKTMMRRLVIGQ, encoded by the exons atgttggaggaaactggagcacccggagaaaacccacgtgggtcacggccAGATCTGGATGTAGTACATCTGGCTGGAAAACCCCAT GTGATGGAGGCTTGGTGCTGCCCCCGGGCACTACTGATGGCGCTGATCCTAAGCTGTGTGCTGCCCCCGGGCACCGGGCCTGCTCCAACATCAGCCAGACACATCCGCAG GTGTGTGAGCGTGGAGCGGGGGCTGATGGAGCGTGTTGCCCCCAGTGTCATGCCCGGCCCTAGTTGCCCCTCGCTGGGTGCGGGGGTGAGCAGCGGGCAGGCGGTGCGGAGGAGCACGGTGGTGGCGGATGACGTGGCCTTCCGAGAGAGGAACAAGTTCCTGGCGGCCGTGCAGCGGCAACAGTGGCTGAAGACCATGATGAGGCGTCTGGTCATTGGTCAGTAG
- the LOC129694821 gene encoding tuberoinfundibular peptide of 39 residues-like isoform X3, with protein sequence MEAWCCPRALLMALILSCVLPPGTGPAPTSARHIRRCVSVERGLMERVAPSVMPGPSCPSLGAGVSSGQAVRRSTVVADDVAFRERNKFLAAVQRQQWLKTMMRRLVIGQ encoded by the exons ATGGAGGCTTGGTGCTGCCCCCGGGCACTACTGATGGCGCTGATCCTAAGCTGTGTGCTGCCCCCGGGCACCGGGCCTGCTCCAACATCAGCCAGACACATCCGCAG GTGTGTGAGCGTGGAGCGGGGGCTGATGGAGCGTGTTGCCCCCAGTGTCATGCCCGGCCCTAGTTGCCCCTCGCTGGGTGCGGGGGTGAGCAGCGGGCAGGCGGTGCGGAGGAGCACGGTGGTGGCGGATGACGTGGCCTTCCGAGAGAGGAACAAGTTCCTGGCGGCCGTGCAGCGGCAACAGTGGCTGAAGACCATGATGAGGCGTCTGGTCATTGGTCAGTAG